From the genome of Candidatus Paceibacterota bacterium, one region includes:
- a CDS encoding 5-formyltetrahydrofolate cyclo-ligase, whose protein sequence is MRQTIREAKLALRQQVGAALSQLTPAQRAAASALARARLAAQPAWQEAHSVLFFASLPEELDLWPLLTDALAAGKRVALPRFVAETKTYEARLIQDIGLDLQLGHFGIREPNRRCAPLESSRLDLILVPGVAFDTAGGRLGRGKGYYDQLLAVVRGKTCGVGFDQQLVDAIPVEPHDVRMDCVLTPARWIEWNS, encoded by the coding sequence ATGCGACAGACCATTCGAGAAGCAAAGCTGGCGTTGCGTCAGCAGGTCGGTGCTGCGCTGAGCCAGCTGACACCCGCGCAGCGAGCAGCGGCTTCAGCCTTGGCACGTGCCCGGCTGGCCGCGCAACCGGCGTGGCAGGAGGCGCATTCGGTTTTGTTCTTCGCGTCGCTGCCGGAAGAGCTGGACCTGTGGCCGCTGCTGACCGACGCCCTGGCCGCCGGCAAACGCGTTGCCCTGCCTCGCTTTGTCGCGGAGACCAAGACCTACGAGGCCCGCTTAATTCAGGATATCGGGTTGGATTTGCAGTTGGGACACTTCGGGATCCGCGAGCCCAATCGCCGCTGCGCCCCACTCGAGTCGTCCCGCCTGGACTTGATTCTGGTTCCCGGGGTGGCGTTTGACACGGCGGGAGGGCGGCTGGGCCGGGGCAAGGGGTACTACGACCAGTTGTTGGCAGTGGTGCGCGGAAAGACCTGCGGCGTCGGATTCGATCAGCAACTTGTGGACGCAATTCCTGTGGAGCCCCACGACGTCCGCATGGACTGCGTTCTCACGCCGGCGCGTTGGATTGAGTGGAATAGCTGA
- a CDS encoding DUF5069 domain-containing protein has protein sequence MSDIIYPRSPREVMCGWMHLPRFVDKVRLHLAGKLHSDYQPNFCQGFDGLWLETAGVEATPFIEVVRNSVTDGEVCDWVRKNVKQPESVKAAHRERMLNYPRKDDAEMQARLKLRKEQAGLAHRDDIQGFVDFIDADEKRL, from the coding sequence ATGAGCGATATTATTTATCCCCGCAGCCCGCGCGAGGTCATGTGCGGCTGGATGCACCTGCCACGGTTCGTTGACAAAGTCCGCCTCCATCTGGCGGGCAAATTGCACTCTGATTACCAGCCCAACTTCTGCCAGGGTTTTGACGGCCTGTGGCTGGAAACGGCCGGCGTCGAGGCCACGCCGTTCATCGAGGTGGTGCGCAACAGCGTCACGGACGGCGAAGTGTGCGACTGGGTGCGCAAGAACGTGAAGCAGCCGGAGTCAGTTAAGGCGGCCCACCGGGAGCGGATGCTGAACTACCCCAGGAAGGACGACGCGGAAATGCAGGCGCGTCTTAAGCTGCGCAAGGAGCAGGCGGGCCTCGCCCACCGCGATGACATTCAGGGCTTTGTGGACTTCATTGACGCCGACGAGAAGCGGCTATAA
- a CDS encoding replication-associated recombination protein A, translating into MTREDLFSTSPEPPAAEHTSTHQPLAARMRPRDLTELVGQTHILGQDQLLRRAIEADRIQSLIFYGPPGTGKTSLAQIIARQTRSKFERLSGVESNVADMRRVLALAANRLENKGQSTILFIDEIHRFNKAQQDVLLPDVEAGVVRLIGATTHNPFFFVNSPLVSRSQIFELRPLSEEELYGLLQRALADAERGLGFLKVQADETALRHLAKLSDGDARKALNALEIAALTTAPNAGGLIRLDLAVAEQSIQKKAVVYDDEDAHYDTISAFIKSMRGSDPDAALYWLAKMIHAGEDPRFIARRIVIHAAEDVGLADPMALVLANAAFQAAEFIGWPEARIPLAEATIYIATAVKSNTTVLAIDAALKDVESGRTLAVPEHLRDASYRGAKRLGHGEGYQYAHDHPGHFVVQDYLGADRRYYEPTEQGVEKKIKERLDKWRAQRAKAGAQNPKPEG; encoded by the coding sequence ATGACGCGGGAAGACCTGTTTTCCACTTCGCCCGAGCCGCCGGCGGCGGAACACACCTCCACGCATCAGCCCCTGGCGGCGCGCATGCGGCCCCGCGACTTAACCGAACTTGTCGGCCAGACCCACATCCTCGGGCAAGACCAACTGCTGCGCCGGGCCATCGAGGCTGACCGCATCCAGTCGCTCATCTTTTACGGCCCTCCGGGCACCGGCAAGACCTCTCTGGCGCAGATCATTGCCCGTCAGACCCGCAGCAAGTTCGAGCGCCTCAGCGGCGTCGAGTCCAACGTCGCCGACATGCGCCGCGTGCTCGCGCTGGCCGCCAACCGGCTTGAAAACAAGGGCCAGTCCACCATACTGTTCATTGACGAAATCCACCGGTTCAACAAGGCGCAACAGGACGTATTGCTGCCGGATGTCGAAGCCGGCGTGGTGCGGCTGATCGGCGCGACGACCCACAACCCGTTCTTTTTCGTCAATTCCCCGCTGGTTTCCCGCTCACAGATCTTTGAGCTGCGGCCGTTGTCCGAGGAGGAACTGTATGGACTGCTCCAGCGCGCCCTGGCGGACGCAGAACGCGGGCTGGGATTTCTCAAGGTCCAGGCCGACGAAACCGCACTGCGCCATTTGGCCAAGCTCTCCGACGGCGACGCGCGCAAAGCGCTAAACGCACTGGAGATCGCCGCTCTTACGACGGCGCCCAATGCCGGCGGTCTGATCCGCCTCGACCTGGCGGTCGCCGAGCAGAGCATCCAGAAGAAGGCGGTGGTGTATGATGACGAGGACGCCCACTACGACACCATCTCGGCGTTCATCAAGTCCATGCGCGGCAGCGATCCTGACGCCGCGCTCTATTGGCTGGCCAAGATGATCCATGCGGGGGAGGACCCGCGGTTCATTGCGCGGCGGATAGTCATCCACGCCGCCGAAGACGTCGGCCTGGCCGACCCGATGGCGCTGGTGCTGGCTAATGCCGCGTTTCAAGCCGCCGAGTTCATCGGCTGGCCGGAGGCGCGCATTCCGCTGGCGGAGGCGACCATCTACATCGCCACAGCGGTGAAGAGCAACACGACCGTCCTGGCCATTGACGCGGCGCTCAAGGATGTCGAGTCCGGCCGCACGCTAGCCGTGCCCGAACACTTACGGGATGCCAGCTATCGCGGTGCCAAGCGGCTGGGCCATGGCGAGGGCTACCAGTACGCGCACGACCACCCGGGGCATTTCGTCGTGCAGGATTACCTTGGGGCGGACCGGCGATACTACGAACCGACCGAACAAGGAGTGGAGAAGAAGATCAAGGAACGGCTGGACAAATGGCGGGCGCAGCGCGCAAAGGCCGGCGCCCAAAATCCAAAACCTGAAGGCTAG
- a CDS encoding 1-phosphofructokinase family hexose kinase — translation MILCIGTTPALQRVMIFRQLTLDAVNRTVTTLDGAGGKSVNAAKVLKTLGERPVAIGVLGGDSGDKLRTLLAARGIELDFVTVAACTRQCITLLDQSAGTTTELVEEGWPVSAADYEALLTVIRRRAQECRAVVMSGSVTLGGPVNLFLQGTQAARDAGALSVIDAQGPALIEALKAGPGLVKPNRSELAATVGRDLPDEAAVLTGMRELTERGAQRVVVTAGRGPTLACDGRHCWRIQPPPIEVTNPIGSGDAFTAGLVWRLLRGEDLGEACRWAAAVGAANALTAMPGEISRNDVERLAPQVTVEHTGQS, via the coding sequence ATGATCCTTTGCATCGGAACAACGCCCGCCCTGCAGCGCGTGATGATCTTTCGCCAACTCACGCTCGATGCCGTTAACCGCACTGTGACGACGCTGGACGGCGCGGGGGGCAAATCGGTCAACGCCGCCAAAGTACTCAAGACGCTGGGGGAACGGCCCGTCGCGATTGGCGTTCTCGGCGGAGACAGCGGTGACAAGTTGCGAACCCTGCTCGCCGCGCGGGGAATCGAGTTGGATTTTGTGACCGTGGCCGCCTGCACGCGCCAGTGCATCACGCTTCTGGACCAGTCCGCCGGCACGACCACCGAACTGGTTGAGGAGGGCTGGCCGGTATCCGCGGCAGATTACGAGGCGCTGCTAACCGTCATCCGGCGCCGGGCGCAGGAGTGCCGGGCGGTCGTGATGTCCGGCTCGGTCACCCTTGGCGGCCCGGTTAATCTCTTCCTTCAAGGCACACAAGCCGCCCGCGATGCCGGGGCTCTTTCCGTGATAGATGCCCAGGGCCCGGCACTCATCGAGGCGCTCAAGGCCGGGCCGGGCCTCGTGAAACCGAACCGGTCGGAACTGGCGGCAACGGTGGGGCGCGATCTCCCCGACGAAGCGGCCGTCCTCACCGGCATGCGGGAACTGACCGAGCGCGGCGCGCAGCGTGTGGTCGTCACCGCCGGTCGAGGACCGACGCTGGCCTGCGACGGGCGGCATTGCTGGCGAATCCAGCCTCCACCGATTGAGGTGACTAATCCGATCGGCTCCGGCGATGCCTTTACCGCCGGACTGGTGTGGCGGTTGTTGCGCGGAGAAGACCTCGGCGAGGCGTGTCGTTGGGCTGCCGCGGTCGGCGCGGCCAATGCGCTCACCGCGATGCCCGGCGAGATCAGTCGTAACGATGTGGAACGCCTGGCGCCACAGGTAACGGTGGAACATACGGGCCAGAGCTGA